CTGCGCATAAAGGTAATGTGTGTATTTAGGTAGACTATTTTAAATTAGGTTATTGAGCTTTTTTTTAAAGCTCCATTGCGTAAAAAGGCACTCAAGATTAGACTAATGACAGAAAAATCTAAtcacaaaaaatatatacaactGAAAATGTAGGACAAAAAAAATCGCAAGAAAGTAAAAACAATGGAATGTCTCAATAAACGCATTATCAAACAGGAAACATTATTAAAATAATGTGTAGTGACGTCTTATGTAAACAGTTTCCAACAATTATTGTATTTAGAGGATATATAGGAAACCCTAATTATGTCATCAGGACACCTTTTCATTTAAGATCCTGATTGCAGGGTTGTCTCGATCATATTCAGATTATTATTGTTCTATTGCTCTGTGTTGGAACCACTCCTCAAGGCGCAGGGCTGTATTTCCATACTTTCTCAAACCCATGTTATGACTGAGCCATTTTACTGAGTGTGGTAATCATTACTACCACAGGGCGGCGCTACTTACTCATTAACTAACTAACAATGACAGCAAGTTAAATGAAGGTGAGCGGATTACATCAAGAATGTAGGCTATTATATTCCAGGGCAAAGATCCTCTGAGTCTTCCCTTTTCCAAATCAGTTTGCCATGGTTGCCAGAAGAGCTGCTGTAAGATGGATGATGATGTTCTTTTTGTTGCTGAAATGTTCTAGCTTCTAAATCACCTGTCAAACTCATTTCaaggagggccgagtgtctgcgggttttaactccacccttgtacttgataGATTAATTAAGGTCACCAATTAGTAAGGAACATCCCTTGCCTgattgtctaggtcttaattgaaaggaaaaaacgaAAACCCgcagatggcattgaggagtacaccacatcagtcactagcttcatcaataagtgcattgatgacgtcgttcccacagtgaccgtacatacataccccaaccagaaaccatggattacaggcaacatctgcactgagctaaagggtagagctgccgctttcaaggagcgggactctaatccCGGAcgactgtactccctgttcactcatgattgcacggccaggcacgactccaacaccatcattaaatttgccgatgacacaacagtggtaggcctgatcaccgacaacaacgagaaagcttatagggaggaggtcggaaacctggccgtgtggtgccagaataacaacctctccatcaatgtgatcaagacaaaggagatgattgtggactacaggttGAGAGTTttgagttccttggtgtccacatcaccaacaaactgacaTGGTTCAAGCACACCATGAATGTTGTGAAGCGGACACAACAAAacttattccccctcaggagactgaaaagatttggcatgggtcctcagatcctcaaaaggttctacagctgcaccatcgagagcatcctgactggttgcatcactgcctataatggcaattgctcagcctctgacctcaaggcactacagagggtagtgcgtaaagcctaggacatcactggggctaagctgcctgccatccaggatctctacaccaggcggtgtcagaggaaggccctaaagactccagccaccttagtcatagactgttctctctgctacaacattgcaaacagcttctacccgcaagccataagactcctgaacatctagtcatatggctacccagactatttgcattgcctccccccctctccacaccactgcccctctctgttgtcctctatATATAATTACTTTAGTTAACTCTGCCTACATGTACacactacctcaactaaccggtgcccccgcacattgactctgtaccggcacccctctgtatttattgttattttttactgctgctctttaattacttgataCTTTTatatcttattcttatccatatatttttttaactgcactgttggttaggggctcgtaagtaagcatttcactctaaggtctaaaactgttgtatttggcacaggtgactaataaaatgtgatttgctaTGATTATAAGAATTCCTGcgatgccctccgacgaaccatcaaacaggcaatgcgtcaatacaggactaagattgaatcgtactacactggctccgacacttgtcggatgtggcagggcttgcaagctattaaagactacaaagggaaggacAACcgagagcttcccagtgacacgagcctaccagacgagctaaatcacttctatgctcgcttcgaggcaagcaatatTGAAGCATGTATGAGATCATCAGCTGTtcaggacgactgtgtgatcacgctctctgcagccgatgtgagtaagagctttagacaggtcaacattcacaaggccgcagggccagatggattaccaggatgtgtactcaaagcatgcgctgaccaactggcaaatgtcttcactgacattttcaacctctccctgtctgagtctgtaataccaacatgtttcaagcagaccaacatagtccctgtgcccaagaacaccaaggtaaactgcctaaatgactacagacctgtggccctcatgtctgtagccatgaagtgctttgaaagggtggtcatggctcacatcaacaccattatcccagaaacccttgaccaactccaatttgcataccgccacaacagatccacagatgatgcaatctctattgcactccacactgccctttcccacctggacaaaaggaacacctgtgtgcttttcatggactacagctcagcgttcaacaccatagtgccctcaaagctcatcactaagctaaggaccctggtactaaacacctccctctgcaattggatcctggacttcctgatgggctgcccccagggtagggaacaacacatctaccacactgatcctcaacacaggggcccctcgggGTGCGTGCtcaatcccctcctgtactccctgttcactcatgactatatggccaagcacaactccaacaccatcattgagtttgcagatgacacaacagtggtaggcctgatcaccgacaatgatgagacagccaatagggagggggtcagagacctggcagtgtggtgccagaataacaacctctccctcgaagtgatcaagacaaaggagatgattgtggattacaggaaaaggagcaccgagcatgcccccattctcattgacggggctgtaatggagcaggttgagagcttcaagttccttggtgtccacatcaccaacaaactatcatggtccaaacacaccaagacagttgtgaagagggcatgacaacacctattttcccccaggagactgaaaagatttgacatgggtcctcagatcctcaaaaggttatagagctgcaccatcgagagcatcctgactggttgcatcaccgcctggtatggaaactccTTGGCCTCCAACCGtaaggtactacagagggtagtgcgtacggcccagtacatcactggcatCCAGGACccctataccaggcagtgtcagaggaagaccctaaaaactgccaatgactccagccaccctagtcatagactgttctctctgcttccgcacggcaaatggtaccggagtgccaagtttaAGTCCGAAAGGCTtcttaaagagcaacaataaaataacagtagcgaggggataccgatacagagtcaatgtgcgaggacacaggtaatatgtacatgtaggtagaggtaaagtgactattagataaataataaacagagagtagtagcagcgtaaaaatgggaaaatctaaataatctgggtagccatttgattagctgttcaggagtcttatttacatttacatttaagtcatttagcagacgctcttatccagagcgacttacaaattggtgcgttcaccttatgacatccagtggaactgccactttacaatagtgcatctaaatcttttaaggggggattacttatcctatcctaggtattccttaaagaggtggggtttcaggctTGGGGTTTTATGgggttttatggcttgggggtagaaggggTTAAGTGTttgttatttttatatatttttttacttcagtttatttaagtaaatactttcttaacaattgtttttcttaaaactgcattgttggttaagtaagggcttgtaagtaagcatttcacggaacctgttgtattctgcgcatgtgacaaataaaatgtgttttgatttgatttgatttgaaacttgGCCCTtcttggaatgagtttgacacccctgttcaAAATCAATGGCAGTCACTTTACAATTCACCTTCACATTTCTCTAAAATCGCAAGCTAATTGAGGTGCTCATTGGTTTCTCAATTCCTTTCTTCACTTGACCATAATTAAGCTATTTTGTTGTTAGGCCTACTATCTGTAAACAATCTGCAGACAAAAGTCTTCTTAATGCAGTTATATATCGCAAGATCCTCTGATAACAAAAGTTACTAAGGCCTAAATGTTCTGCCCATCCTTTCTACAAATAAAAGGAAATGCCACACCTGCGAAAACCACGAGGGTAATCAGGCTTCACTCACTTTACAAACACTGACCTACATTATATAGGTCAACTACATTTACCTGACATATGATCCGTTATGTACACAAGTAAACTTTAAATAGTACTTTGATTGAACATTCATTTCTCTGAAAGTTTTGCAGCGTTTGATCCATGGGACATGCATAGCCTCCTGTTTAGGCCATTTTAGGCATTATTTTAGCTTCAAATCCTTATCAAGGCAAAAGCACAGGAAAGGTGATTAGGACTATAAAAAATGTAATCATgagaaaaataaaaaacacatgaAAGTAACTATTTGATACTAGTTACAACCAAATGGACAGAGGGGCGCAGTACACATTTGTGGACAAAAATTATAAACAAAATACTATATGCCAGCTCCCTGTTTTAATGTCACCCTCTTACTAAATTTAATGTAGGCTAATATTGAAATGCATAGGCCTATGCAATTCCTATAGTGTGGATAGCTTATTAGGCCTGAGGCGGTGAGGCTATAGCGCACGACGGTTTCCAAATCCATTGTTATTGATCCTTCataacacattaaaaccagataagAGTAGGCTACACAAGTACAATGTTCTTAGATCTTGCAGAGCTCCGCGAGCCAATAGCCCATCACAGATTGCCCTCAACCCCAACTGGAGACCTTTCCCATAACTGTTGACGGTCACTACTTTCTCCTCATTCATATAACAACTGATGTCAAACTGAAACATACGTTTAAAAGGTCTGAATTTGTgctacctccatccctcataGTCCATAACACTTATACAATCACTGCAGGCTTTTCCTCCTTGTCTTCAAATGACGCAAGTTTATCAAATGTATCTCTCCGTCCTCAAATAAAGTCAAGCGCTTGAGGGATAGACGTACAGGGCAAGGCGGTCTGGGGCGGGGATAACTAGGCCAGACAGCCAATCAGCGCAGGCTTCAATGGCAGTAGTGAGAGTTGTAGTGCAGACATGACATCCAATGACACCTCGGCTGTTGATTAGACCAGAGGCTGTTTCACCACAATTAAAGAATCTCCGGAGAAGATCGAGAGAGAAGAGCAACTGACAACCCAATCAATACCAGTAGATTTTTTACTTTTGAAGGGTCTCTGGATGGGGGTCGCACGACTTTAGAGAGCGGGTTGAGAGAGTAGCCTAACAAAACTTCGGTTGTGATAAAACATTGGTTTTGCGTAAATGTTATCATGGCGCTGGACTGCTCCTCTTTCTCCATCAAGGACATCCTCACCCGCGGACGTGACGCGAGAGATAACATTCCAACTTCACGGAATCTGACAGAACTCTGCACGTTAAAGCTGGCCTCCATCAACCAGGACCGGCAAACCGAGAGCAGGGATGGGAGCTTGAGGGGCCCCGGTTCATCCCCTTCGGATTGCAGTGACGAGCACAAAGGGGATGAGATGGAGATGAAACACATCCGCCAAGGCAGTATTAGTTCCTCTCCTGGTTTGGGAGACACCAGGAACCCTACGTTCGAGTTCGGTAGTGAAGAGTCCACTGGGGAGGAGGCGGAACACATGGCATGCAAAAAAGGTACTTCGCCCTCTGAATGTCTATAATATTATTTATATCGACCATGAATCTAAAtgcaattataaactgggtggttcgagccctgaatgcggattggctgaaagccgtatTCCACGGTTGTGACAAAACATGACTTTGTACTGTTCCAATTGTGTTGGTaagcagtttataatagcaataagtcacctcgggggtttgtggtatatgaccaatatatatatataggcctaAGAGTACAATTATAACCCTACTTACAGGCTTTGAATTTGTAGCCTAATTTATTGAGTAATAAACATAAATGTAAGTACTTGCAGTCATCTTCACTTGAAGGACATTTTGTGTAAACACGCGGTGTCCTGGTGAGATAAAGACTGACTAGCCTACGTTGTtgctatttaaaaaataaagaggTCGCCTGTTTGCCAAATAACCACAAGATCTTTTACTTTTCTCTTTCTTCCAATACAGACATAAACAACAAACAACCCATTATCTATCAGGACaaacagaggaaggaagaggtgAATGAGAGGGAGAGTAGTTACAGCACCATGGGCCAATCCATATCTGGTAACAAGAAGCGCTCCCGTGCGGCCTTCACCCACGCGCAGGTCTACGAGCTAGAGCGTCGGTTTAACTTGCAGCGCTACCTGTCCGGTCCCGAACGGGCGAACTTGGCGGGCGCCTTGAAGCTCACGGAAACCCAGGTGAAAATCTGGTTCCAGAACCGGAGATATAAGACCAAACGGCGGCAGATGGCGGCCGAAATTGCCGCTTGTAGCTCCTCTACACCAGCCACACTGGCTAAGAAAGTGGCGGTGAAGATCCTGGTTCGAGACGATCAGAGACAGTACCGAGGGGACGAGCTGCATCGTCCGCCTGCTTTGCCACTATATACGGCCTACCAATATGGATACAACCCCTACATGTACTGCTTCCAGACAGGAATCTCTAGCAATGCGCTTTGTGGGGGGATGCATTGACACAATGGTGTAGCTACAATTCCTCATGGCATTCATTAACTTTATGGACTTACTAAAATATGAAAAAGACACTGGATAACCAGAGGAGATTTCTACATGCGTCTATGTGTAGCTAAATACTTTCTTTATTCTCTATTGGAGAGTGAGGTCATTTCAAAGCACAGGGAGCTTTTTGATACTGTATACCTGCAAGGCAAATGGGCCTATAGACATTACACTGACAACATTGATGGACACAGCAAGAAGTAGTAACCTAGATAACAATATTGGAATTATTACGCAGGAATGTGCATCGAGTTTAATTGTAAAGCCAACTAATAACTAAATAAAGCTTAAAAACTATTTGGGAGTCATCATTATCCTAATGAcattgttaacacacacacaaagttgaTAACTCATTATAAAACAGGAAAGGGGTACATTCAACTGTGTCTTCCACATTTTACCTAACCCCTctaaatcagagaggtgcgggggctgccataatcgacatctaCGACGCCCGGgaaacagtaggttaactgccttgctcagaggtagaaggacagatttttgaccttgtcagctcagggattcgatcaagcaacctttgattactggcccaacgatataaccactaggctacatgatgAATATAGGTTACTTTAGGATTATGAAACAATTTAGGCTAATATCAAGTGCTAAATCGAAATAAACACAATTTCAATTTCTAACATTTTCATATCCTTTGATAGACTTCTCGATCTAAGCCTTGAAGTCAATGTCTAATAACTTTTCACATTAGTCGAACGCATATATGCAATAAAATCGTTAAAACATTGATTACAACACAAAAACAATTTAAATACTTAGGTAAAATAAGGATTGTTATTCTCCAAATTAGGCCAACATCCATCTTCATGAAATGATTAAATTCGTAAGAGGAAAAAACAAATATATGGATTTCAAAATATTGTGGGATTTTTTCCAAACATTCTTAAGGATTGATAACGAATTTCATCATGGCAGACACAATATAAGTACAAATAATATCTGCATTGTTTCTGCATTTAGCTGCCTGTTAGAAGTTGAACCCACAATATGTGGACAGAAAACTTACACAACATGACGAT
The Oncorhynchus nerka isolate Pitt River linkage group LG28, Oner_Uvic_2.0, whole genome shotgun sequence genome window above contains:
- the LOC115112669 gene encoding homeobox protein koza-like; this translates as MALDCSSFSIKDILTRGRDARDNIPTSRNLTELCTLKLASINQDRQTESRDGSLRGPGSSPSDCSDEHKGDEMEMKHIRQGSISSSPGLGDTRNPTFEFGSEESTGEEAEHMACKKDINNKQPIIYQDKQRKEEVNERESSYSTMGQSISGNKKRSRAAFTHAQVYELERRFNLQRYLSGPERANLAGALKLTETQVKIWFQNRRYKTKRRQMAAEIAACSSSTPATLAKKVAVKILVRDDQRQYRGDELHRPPALPLYTAYQYGYNPYMYCFQTGISSNALCGGMH